In one Dermochelys coriacea isolate rDerCor1 chromosome 20, rDerCor1.pri.v4, whole genome shotgun sequence genomic region, the following are encoded:
- the AP1M2 gene encoding AP-1 complex subunit mu-2 isoform X2: protein MAEIDHFMPLLMQKEEEGALTPLLTHGKVHFLWIKHTNLYLVATTMKNANASLVYSFLYKVVEVFSEYFKELEEESIRDNFVVIYELLDELMDFGFPQTTDSKILQEYITQQGNKLETGKSHVPSTVTNAVSWRSEGIKYKKNEVFIDVIESVNLLVNTNGSVLLSEIVGTIKLKAFLSGMPELRLGLNDRMLFELTGRGKNKSVELEDVKFHQCVRLSRFDNDRTISFIPPDGDFELMSYRLNTQVKPLIWIESVIEKFSHSRVEIMVKAKGQFKKQSVANGVEISVPVPSDADSPKFKTSVGSAKYMPEKNIVIWSIKSFPGGKEFLMRAHFGLPSVEKEEVEGRPPIAVRFEIPYFTVSGIQVRYMKIIEKSGYQALPWVRYITQSGDYQLRTQ, encoded by the exons ATGGCAGAGATTGATCACTTCATGCCGCTGCTGatgcagaaggaggaggagggggcccTGACCCCGCTGCTGACCCACGGCAAAGTCCACTTCCTCTGGATCAAGCACACCAACCTGTACT TGGTGGCCACCACCATGAAGAACGCCAATGCCTCGCTGGTCTACTCCTTCCTCTACAAGGTGGTGGAG GTCTTCTCGGAGTACTttaaggagctggaggaggagagcaTCCGAGACAACTTCGTCGTCATCTACGAGCTGCTGGACGAGCTGATGGATTTTGGGTTCCCCCAGACGACAGACAGCAAAATCCTCCAGGA GTACATCACCCAGCAAGGCAACAAGCTGGAGACCGGCAAGTCCCACGTGCCCTCCACTGTCACCAACGCCGTGTCCTGGCGCTCCGAGGGCATCAAGTACAAGAAGAACGAGGTTTTCATCGATGTCATTGAGTCTGTGAACCTGCTG GTGAACACCAATGGCAGCGTCCTGCTCAGCGAGATCGTGGGCACCATCAAGCTGAAGGCATTTCTCTCCGGCATGCCCGAGCTGCGGCTGGGCCTTAACGACCGCATGCTCTTTGAGCTGACTGGGC GTGGCAAGAACAAGTCGGTGGAGCTGGAGGACGTCAAGTTCCACCAGTGCGTGCGGCTCTCGCGCTTCGACAACGACCGCACCATCTCCTTCATCCCGCCTGACGGAGACTTTGAACTCATGTCCTACCGGCTCAACACGCAG GTGAAGCCCCTCATCTGGATCGAGTCGGTCATTGAGAAGTTCTCCCACAGCCGCGTGGAGATCATGGTGAAG GCGAAGGGCCAGTTCAAGAAGCAGTCGGTGGCCAACGGTGTGGAGATCTCGGTCCCCGTCCCCAGCGACGCCGACTCCCCCAAGTTCAAGACCAGCGTTGGcagcgccaagtacatgcccgagAAGAACATTGTCATCTGGAGCATCAAGTCGTTCCCG GGTGGGAAAGAGTTCCTGATGCGGGCCCACTTTGGGCTGCCCAGCgtggagaaggaggaagtggAGGGGCGGCCACCCATTGCTGTCCGCTTTGAGATCCCCTACTTCACCGTCTCCGGAATCCAG GTGCGCTACATGAAGATCATCGAGAAGAGCGGGTACCAGGCACTGCCCTGGGTGCGGTATATCACTCAGAGCGGGG ATTACCAGCTCCGGACCCAGTAG
- the CDKN2D gene encoding cyclin-dependent kinase 4 inhibitor D: MLLGDEISAGDRLSGAAARGDLAELRRLLHQELVHPDSHNRFGKTALQVMMFGNTFVAEELLKQGASPNIQDEAGRAPAHDAARTGFLDTLRVLVEHGADVNVPDGAGALPVHVAVREGHMEVVRYLAPESNLRHRDAEGRTPLELARHLGLSRLEAILEQHLSAPA, encoded by the exons ATGCTGCTGGGGGACGAGATCAGCGCCGGGGACCGGCTGAGCGGAGCCGCCGCCCGGGGGGACCTGGCCGAGCTGCGCCGCCTCCTGCACCAGGAGCTGGTTCATCCCGACTCGCACAACCGCTTCGGCAAGACGGCGCTGCAG GTGATGATGTTCGGCAACACGTTTGTGGCAGAGGAGCTGCTGAAGCAGGGCGCCAGCCCCAACATCCAGGACGAGGCCGGCCGGGCGCCCGCCCATGACGCCGCCCGCACCGGCTTCCTGGATACCCTGCGCGTGTTGGTGGAGCACGGGGCCGATGTCAACGTGCCTGATGGGGCGGGGGCGTTGCCTGTCCACGTGGCTGTCCGGGAGGGGCACATGGAGGTGGTGCGGTACCTGGCGCCCGAGTCCAACCTGCGGCACCGTGATGCCGAGGGGCGCACCCCACTGGAGCTTGCCCGTCACCTGGGCCTCTCACGCCTCGAGGCCATTCTGGAGCAGCACCTCTCTGCCCCCGCGTAA
- the AP1M2 gene encoding AP-1 complex subunit mu-2 isoform X1 codes for MSASAVFVLDLKGKPLISRNYKGDVSMAEIDHFMPLLMQKEEEGALTPLLTHGKVHFLWIKHTNLYLVATTMKNANASLVYSFLYKVVEVFSEYFKELEEESIRDNFVVIYELLDELMDFGFPQTTDSKILQEYITQQGNKLETGKSHVPSTVTNAVSWRSEGIKYKKNEVFIDVIESVNLLVNTNGSVLLSEIVGTIKLKAFLSGMPELRLGLNDRMLFELTGRGKNKSVELEDVKFHQCVRLSRFDNDRTISFIPPDGDFELMSYRLNTQVKPLIWIESVIEKFSHSRVEIMVKAKGQFKKQSVANGVEISVPVPSDADSPKFKTSVGSAKYMPEKNIVIWSIKSFPGGKEFLMRAHFGLPSVEKEEVEGRPPIAVRFEIPYFTVSGIQVRYMKIIEKSGYQALPWVRYITQSGDYQLRTQ; via the exons ATGTCAGCCTCCGCTGTCTTTGTCCTGGACCTCAAAGGCAAG CCACTGATCAGCCGGAACTACAAGGGGGACGTGAGCATGGCAGAGATTGATCACTTCATGCCGCTGCTGatgcagaaggaggaggagggggcccTGACCCCGCTGCTGACCCACGGCAAAGTCCACTTCCTCTGGATCAAGCACACCAACCTGTACT TGGTGGCCACCACCATGAAGAACGCCAATGCCTCGCTGGTCTACTCCTTCCTCTACAAGGTGGTGGAG GTCTTCTCGGAGTACTttaaggagctggaggaggagagcaTCCGAGACAACTTCGTCGTCATCTACGAGCTGCTGGACGAGCTGATGGATTTTGGGTTCCCCCAGACGACAGACAGCAAAATCCTCCAGGA GTACATCACCCAGCAAGGCAACAAGCTGGAGACCGGCAAGTCCCACGTGCCCTCCACTGTCACCAACGCCGTGTCCTGGCGCTCCGAGGGCATCAAGTACAAGAAGAACGAGGTTTTCATCGATGTCATTGAGTCTGTGAACCTGCTG GTGAACACCAATGGCAGCGTCCTGCTCAGCGAGATCGTGGGCACCATCAAGCTGAAGGCATTTCTCTCCGGCATGCCCGAGCTGCGGCTGGGCCTTAACGACCGCATGCTCTTTGAGCTGACTGGGC GTGGCAAGAACAAGTCGGTGGAGCTGGAGGACGTCAAGTTCCACCAGTGCGTGCGGCTCTCGCGCTTCGACAACGACCGCACCATCTCCTTCATCCCGCCTGACGGAGACTTTGAACTCATGTCCTACCGGCTCAACACGCAG GTGAAGCCCCTCATCTGGATCGAGTCGGTCATTGAGAAGTTCTCCCACAGCCGCGTGGAGATCATGGTGAAG GCGAAGGGCCAGTTCAAGAAGCAGTCGGTGGCCAACGGTGTGGAGATCTCGGTCCCCGTCCCCAGCGACGCCGACTCCCCCAAGTTCAAGACCAGCGTTGGcagcgccaagtacatgcccgagAAGAACATTGTCATCTGGAGCATCAAGTCGTTCCCG GGTGGGAAAGAGTTCCTGATGCGGGCCCACTTTGGGCTGCCCAGCgtggagaaggaggaagtggAGGGGCGGCCACCCATTGCTGTCCGCTTTGAGATCCCCTACTTCACCGTCTCCGGAATCCAG GTGCGCTACATGAAGATCATCGAGAAGAGCGGGTACCAGGCACTGCCCTGGGTGCGGTATATCACTCAGAGCGGGG ATTACCAGCTCCGGACCCAGTAG